In Leptolyngbya sp. NIES-2104, the genomic window AATCGGTGTGTATAAGAACTGAGACACAGCAACTGCATTGAGTGAAATTTTAGCTGACAAGAAAGAGCGCATTTGAGCAAGCTGTTTGGCATCGATCTGCTGAACGTAAGCAGCAAGCTCTGGAGTCATTTTTCCGGTCTTGATGTAAGGTTCTAGCAAAGCGATCGGGATTGATTGTTCAAATAGACTGTACGAGAGTTTAACGCGCTCTGCACTTAGAGCGGTAGGCATCGTGAAAGCAATGGGCAACCATCCGACAAAAGCAAGCGCGATCCGTTTTAGCGATCGGGATGTAAAATACTGCATTGTTCTAGAGCCTAGAAATTGTAGAATCGATGCGGTGTTGATGCACCCCCTGTACCAGAGAGACCATGCTGCGATGATCCCTCTGGTCTGTTCGGTCTATTAGCTCACTGCGGTCGCGACAGGTGTCAGTAGAGCTACGGCTGTTTTTGCTAAAGTGAGATGCGCGGTCGTGGTTGGATGAATTCTGTCCCAGAAGAAGAAGGTATCTGCATAGCCTTGAAACTGCGAGAGCTTCTCCAATTCAGTATCCGCAATGTTCGTAAAGCCAGATTTTGCTGGATCTAAAAACAATTGATTCATCATCCCATTCACATCAAACAGCATGATCTGGACATCAGAACCAGCCGTGTGCTGCAAGGCTTGAATTGAAGTGGCTAAAGCTGTATTGTGTGCATGAGTCAGCGCATTCAGTCCATTAGAGACTTCGGGATTGCCTTGTGAAGATGGCAAATCGCCTAAGTCGGGTAAATTCACCACCATGAGTTGCTTTGCGCCCGCGTTGACGAGGGACTGAATGGCGTTAGACAAATTCGCGATCGGCACCGTGGGATCGGTGCTCCCGCCTCCGAAGTAATCATTTGCACCGACCCAGACAATGTACAGCGCGTTCGAGTCTGCTGGAGCGCCCTGAAGTGAAGCAGTGAATTTTTCAATTTGCTGTTGCAGTCCAGGCAAGTTGTGGGGATTGTTTGGAATAAAGGTGTTGAGACTGCCTGTTGTGGCTCCACCTGCGGCAAAGTTGGTATGACGACTCGATGGAAGTTTGAGGAACCGAGCCAGATACTCTACCCAAACTGGACCATTCGAGAAGCGTCGCGCAAAATACGGCGGTGCTGGCGGAAGTCCTTCGCCTAGAGCTTGTTGCATCAGGTCAAACGTGTTCCCAATATCAGAAAGACTATCCCCAAATACGTAAATCTGACTGAGTTCGCAATACTGCTGTTGTAATTCAGAGGGCTGAAAGTAGTCAAGCAGAATATCAGTTGATACATCTGCATCGGGATTGAGGTCAGCATTGATCAGTCTGAAAGTATCTAGCATTGTATCTCCTTAAGATGTCAGTGAAGGGGTGCGATCTGGCAAATGGAATGAGACGATTGATAGGTTCAGATAAACGGAGCGTACGGTTGCTTTGTCGATCGCAGTGTAGAGCGGTCAACAGTATTTTCTAAAACAACTTGAAATTCTAAGAATTATCGAAATAGAATTCAACATTGCTTTCCTATTTATTCATTGGGTCACTTCAAATGTTGTTTATGCAGTCCATGCTGAAATTTCACCTCGTGAATTGAGAAAATAGGCGGTCACTGCATAAATAATCTCTTGACGTACCCACTAAGTTTCTAGCGTCAAAACAATTCACTCTGAACATTTCGCGAGTTAAATCGGAGAACACCATGACTCAGCACATTTATGCCTTGCTAGTTGGAATTGATGAGTATTTATCGCCAGTCTCCACACTCAAGGGGTGTGTTAACGATGTTACAGCAATGAAAGACTATTTGGAAGGGCGCATCGAAGACCAGCACCAACTTCATATCCAAACGCTCTTTAACTACGAAGCGACTTACAGCGCGATCGTCAACGGATTTCGATCGCATCTTTGTCAAGCAAAAAGTGAGGATGTCGTTTTATTTTACTATGCTGGACATGGGAGCCAAGAGCAGACTCCAGAGGAATTCTGGGCGATCGAGCCGGATCATTTACATGAAACTTTAGTGTGCTATGACAGTCGCACGCCGACCGGGAAAGACTTAGCCGATAAAGAATTAGCGAAGCTCATTGCTGAAGTTGCAGAGAATCATCCGCAAATTACGATCGTGCTTGATTGTTGCCATTCTGGATCAGGAACTCGTGATTCGGCAGTAACAGTGCGGCAGACTCCCGCCGATTCGCGAGTACGATCGCTCGATAATTTTCTATTCTCACCTAAAGAAATTGAGCGACTTTCTTCAGTGACCGACTGGGCAATGCCACGCGGAAAGCATGTTTTAATCTCTGCCTGTCGCGATCGTGAACTGGCGAAAGAAGTTCGGGTTGAAGGTCAAAATCGCGGCGCATTTTCTTACTATTTGATGGATACTTTAAAGCGATCGAATACAAGTTTAACGATTCGAGATTTATTTAAACGGACATCTGCACTGATCGCAAGCAAAGTGATCGCACAGTCCCCTCAACTCGAAGCGACTGTTCCAAGCGAATTAGATCGACCGTTTTTAGGCGGTGCAATTGCTTCACGAGTTGATTACTTCACAGCAAGCTATCACAAAGACTATGAATGGATCATTGATGGCGGTGCAATTCATGGCATTCCGCAACCGTCCTTCGGAGAGACGACGATTCTTGCACTGTTTCCGTTTGAGACTGCTACGACTGGTTTAAAAACACTCCCTCACGCGGTCGCTCACGCACAGGTTTTAACTGTGCTGCCGAACTTAAGCCAAATTCAGATTGAAGGGAGTGCAGTACAGCCTGACCAAACTTTTAAAGCGATCGTCATTAGTTTACCCTTGCCGCCAAAAGGCATTGTTTTAGCAGGCGATGAAATCGGTTTAGAACTGGTTCGATCTCAACTTCAATCGTCACTGTATGTTCAAGAAGCAAAAACCGAAGAAGCGGTATTCAAATTGATTGCACGAGAGCAATGCTACTGGATTACTCGATCGACGGACGATCACCCATTAGTTGCTGCCATTGAGGGATACACCTTTGAATCTGTATCGAAAGTAGTTCAACGCTTAGAACACATGGCGCGATGGATGAACATTGCTGAGCTTGCGAGTCCTGCTGTAAGTCGAATTCCTTCAGATGCCGTGCAGATGCAGATTTATCAAGACAATCAAGAGCTACAAGATTTAGAGATTCAATTCACTTATCAACCAAAGCAACCCAGCTTTAAAGTAAAGCTCCGAAATACCAGTAATCAGGCGTTGTATTGTGCTTTACTCGATTTAACCGATCGCTATGGTGTTGACGCAGGACTGTTTGAAGCAGGAGGAATCTGGCTTGAGTCGGGTCAAGAAGTTTGGGCATTAGGTAATCAGCCGATCTATGCAAGCCTGCCAGAAGCGCTCTGGAAACAAGGCAAGACTGAAACAAAAGATATTCTCAAACTCATCGTGAGTACGACAGCGTTTGATGCAACCTTATTGGAACAGTTTGAGCTAGATTTGCCAACACTTTCTCATCGAAGTGTAGAACGAGGACAAGGAACGCTCGATCGCCTGATGAACCGAGTTCAACGGCGTGAATTGCGCTCTGCTCCAGAGGAACCTGTTTGCAATGATTGGACAACTAGCCAAATCGTGATTACGACGGTTCGCCCACAGCCAACAGTTTCGATTTCTAGCGATCAAACCGTTGCGATCGCGCCGGGTGTTCAAGTGAGTCCGCATCCCACTTTCAGCGCCAATGCACGTCTCACAACTGAGGCACAATCGACTCGTGATTTAGGCAATCGTAAATTACCTCCTCTTTTACAAGAGATGCAGCCGTTTCAATTCTTACCTAGTCGAGGCAATGAGCCAGAGTTAAATGTTTTGGAATTATCTCAGGTGAGCGATCGTGCTCAAGTCACCGCCGCTAATCCGCTCAGATTGCTTGTAGAAACGCCGCTTGCACCGAATGAATACCTTTTGCCGATTAGCTACAATGGCGAGTTCTTTTTGCCTTTAGGACGCGCTCATCGAACTTCAGAAAATCAAACCGAGATTGTTCTAGAGCGGTTAACAGAGCCAATGAGCGAAGGTCAGCGGAGTTTGGGGGGATCGATTCGGATCTTTTTTCAGAAAGTTGTGACCGAGCAATTAGGATTGCAGTTTAACTATCCTTTATTGGCGATCGCAGATATCAACCCAGATGAAACGTTAACCTACACCAGCGATCTACAACAAATCAGAACAAGAGTGGCTCAAGCCGATCGCATTGTGCTTTACATTCATGGAATGATTGGCGATTCTCAAAGCATCGTGCCCAGTCTAAAACACGCAAATTTACACGATCGCTATGATGTCATTCTCACATTTGATTATGAAAATCTGAATACCTCGATCGAAGAAACCGCTCAACTCTTAAAACAAAGACTTGCTGCGATTGGACTAACCGAAAATCACAGCAAACAATTAGATATTGTCGCGTACTCATTGGGTGGACTCGTCTCACGCTGGTTCATTGAACGCGAAGGAGGAAATCGGATTGTTCAGCATCTATTGATGCTGGGTACGCCTAACGCAGGAACACCTTGGTCAACTTTAGAAGATTGGGCACTATTAACGCTGAGTGTCGGACTCAATGGACTATCTCACTGTACTTGGAGTGCGCCGATCGTGGGAATGTTGATCAAGGCGATCAATCGACCAATGCAGTTGATAGAAATGATCGACATCACCTTGGATCAAATGCACCCTCGTTCCGAGTTCTTAACAGCTTTAGCGGCAAGCTCAGATCCAGGCATTCCCTACACAGTGATTGTCGGTGATGTTTTATCTATTTCTAAAGCCTCGCAAGCACAGAAAGATCAACAATTCAATGCGTTAGAACGTCTGTCTCGTTCTCTATTTCGCAGAGTGGTTGCAATTCCATTTCTTCAACAAGCAAACGATATTGCAGCAACAGTTTGGAGCATGAAAAATGTGAATTGGAAGCAGGTGCAGTTCTATGATGTGAGTTGCGACCATCTCTCCTATTTGAGCGATCCCGCTGCATTGTCCGTGTTCTCAAAAGCCATGATTCAGGCACAAATTCCTGGAGGTGTGAAATGAGCGAGTTCACTCAAAACATTGCGATCGTCATTGGCATCAATCACTATCGTCATGGCATCGAACCGCTAAAAAACGCGATCAATGATGCAAAGACGATCGCAACATTACTAGAAACTGAGCATCAGTACAAGGTGCTATTGTTCCTCGATCAAGATGCGAGTTTAGAAAATCTCCGTCATCTAATTGAAGTGACGCTGCCTGAACTGGTCAGTGCAGACGATCGCGTATTGTTCTACTTTGCAGGGCATGGAATTGCCTTGAACAGTGATGCTGATCCGGCTGGGTATCTGATTCCTTGTGATGCCGATAAGGGAAAAACAGAGACTTACTTGCCGATGACAACGCTCCAAATCGCGTTAGAAGCTTTACCTTGTCGTCATTTCTTAGGAATTCTGGATTGTTGTTATGCAGGTGCATTTCGATGGGGAAGCAGTCAGCGCGATTTGCTTGCAATGCCAGAAGTCATTTACAAAGAACGCTACGATCGCTTCGTTCAAGATCCCGCGTGGCAAATTATTACGTCATCGGCTGCGGATCAAACTTCGTTTGATAGTTTTGCACTCGATACAGAACGAGGTCAGGGTCAACATTCTCCGTTTGCGACAGCTTTGATCGAGGCACTTCAAGGAGCCGCCGATCGCATTGTGCCAAAATCGGGAAACCGAAAATCAGTCGGAGACGGAATCATCACCGCAACTGAATTGTATCTCTATTTGCGCGATCGCGTTGAACTACCCACCGAAGCTTCCCGCAAGCGTCAAACGCCGCAACTCTGGTCGTTGAACAAGCACGACAAAGGTGAATTTATTTTCTTCGCCCCTGGTCAACAAATAAAACTAGAGCCTGCACCTGCGTTAGATGAATCAAAAAATCCTTACCGGGGGCTAGAATCATTCGAGACAGTTCACCAAGCTCTATTTTTTGGACGAAGCGCGATCGCATCTGAGTTAAAAGCATTTGTTCAGAATCACTCGTTAACGGTTGTGCTTGGTGCTTCTGGCTCTGGTAAATCTAGCCTCGTCAAAGCTGGATTAATTCCCCAACTGCAAGCCGCAAGCGATGCGAAATGGACGACCTTTGTGATGCGTCCTGGAAAATCTCCGTTTACTGCACTGAAACACACGCTCAATCAAGATTTAACAGTTCAAATCTCTTATGTAACTCTGCTTTCAGCCTGGAAACAACAAAATCCGAATCACAAGCTGTTACTGGTGATTGATCAATGCGAAGAATTAATCACGCTCTGTCAAGATGAACAAGAACGATCGACATTCTTGATTGAACTCAGAACCGCGATCGCAGCCCATTCAGATATTCTCAAAGTTGTACTCACGCTGCGATCAGACTTTGAGCCTCAGCTACAGGATTTCGTGCTAAAAGACCTTTGGCAATCTGCCCGGTT contains:
- a CDS encoding SGNH/GDSL hydrolase family protein, translating into MLDTFRLINADLNPDADVSTDILLDYFQPSELQQQYCELSQIYVFGDSLSDIGNTFDLMQQALGEGLPPAPPYFARRFSNGPVWVEYLARFLKLPSSRHTNFAAGGATTGSLNTFIPNNPHNLPGLQQQIEKFTASLQGAPADSNALYIVWVGANDYFGGGSTDPTVPIANLSNAIQSLVNAGAKQLMVVNLPDLGDLPSSQGNPEVSNGLNALTHAHNTALATSIQALQHTAGSDVQIMLFDVNGMMNQLFLDPAKSGFTNIADTELEKLSQFQGYADTFFFWDRIHPTTTAHLTLAKTAVALLTPVATAVS
- a CDS encoding caspase family protein; its protein translation is MTQHIYALLVGIDEYLSPVSTLKGCVNDVTAMKDYLEGRIEDQHQLHIQTLFNYEATYSAIVNGFRSHLCQAKSEDVVLFYYAGHGSQEQTPEEFWAIEPDHLHETLVCYDSRTPTGKDLADKELAKLIAEVAENHPQITIVLDCCHSGSGTRDSAVTVRQTPADSRVRSLDNFLFSPKEIERLSSVTDWAMPRGKHVLISACRDRELAKEVRVEGQNRGAFSYYLMDTLKRSNTSLTIRDLFKRTSALIASKVIAQSPQLEATVPSELDRPFLGGAIASRVDYFTASYHKDYEWIIDGGAIHGIPQPSFGETTILALFPFETATTGLKTLPHAVAHAQVLTVLPNLSQIQIEGSAVQPDQTFKAIVISLPLPPKGIVLAGDEIGLELVRSQLQSSLYVQEAKTEEAVFKLIAREQCYWITRSTDDHPLVAAIEGYTFESVSKVVQRLEHMARWMNIAELASPAVSRIPSDAVQMQIYQDNQELQDLEIQFTYQPKQPSFKVKLRNTSNQALYCALLDLTDRYGVDAGLFEAGGIWLESGQEVWALGNQPIYASLPEALWKQGKTETKDILKLIVSTTAFDATLLEQFELDLPTLSHRSVERGQGTLDRLMNRVQRRELRSAPEEPVCNDWTTSQIVITTVRPQPTVSISSDQTVAIAPGVQVSPHPTFSANARLTTEAQSTRDLGNRKLPPLLQEMQPFQFLPSRGNEPELNVLELSQVSDRAQVTAANPLRLLVETPLAPNEYLLPISYNGEFFLPLGRAHRTSENQTEIVLERLTEPMSEGQRSLGGSIRIFFQKVVTEQLGLQFNYPLLAIADINPDETLTYTSDLQQIRTRVAQADRIVLYIHGMIGDSQSIVPSLKHANLHDRYDVILTFDYENLNTSIEETAQLLKQRLAAIGLTENHSKQLDIVAYSLGGLVSRWFIEREGGNRIVQHLLMLGTPNAGTPWSTLEDWALLTLSVGLNGLSHCTWSAPIVGMLIKAINRPMQLIEMIDITLDQMHPRSEFLTALAASSDPGIPYTVIVGDVLSISKASQAQKDQQFNALERLSRSLFRRVVAIPFLQQANDIAATVWSMKNVNWKQVQFYDVSCDHLSYLSDPAALSVFSKAMIQAQIPGGVK